The Chitinophagales bacterium genome has a segment encoding these proteins:
- a CDS encoding type II toxin-antitoxin system RelE/ParE family toxin produces MNKNFEVIFLEQALDFLENLDLKTREKIYYNIDRAKLGLDPKLFKKLSDNIWEFRTKYNGIQYRLFAFWDKTNNTETLVISTHGIIKKVDKVPKVDIEKAEKIRNEYFES; encoded by the coding sequence ATGAACAAAAATTTTGAAGTAATATTTCTTGAACAGGCACTTGACTTTTTAGAAAACTTAGACTTAAAAACGAGAGAGAAGATATATTATAATATTGATAGAGCTAAACTTGGACTTGACCCAAAACTTTTCAAGAAACTTTCTGATAATATTTGGGAATTTAGAACGAAATATAATGGAATACAATATCGACTATTCGCTTTTTGGGACAAAACAAATAATACTGAAACTTTAGTAATTTCTACGCATGGTATTATTAAAAAGGTAGATAAAGTACCTAAAGTTGATATTGAAAAGGCAGAAAAAATAAGAAACGAATATTTTGAAAGTTAA
- a CDS encoding helix-turn-helix transcriptional regulator translates to MATKDKQMNMMTLEELKDRDLGKIGTPVRDKYEFDLKMELLGIMIKSVRKERKLTQEQLGELVGVQKSQISKLERNTKNVTIETILKVFQALKANVKFSVEMNKAEFKVA, encoded by the coding sequence ATGGCAACAAAAGATAAACAAATGAACATGATGACTCTTGAAGAATTAAAAGATAGAGACCTAGGAAAAATTGGTACTCCAGTACGAGACAAATACGAATTTGACTTAAAAATGGAACTACTTGGAATAATGATAAAATCAGTTCGAAAAGAAAGAAAGCTCACTCAAGAACAATTAGGAGAATTAGTTGGTGTTCAAAAATCACAAATTTCAAAATTAGAGCGGAATACTAAAAATGTTACTATTGAAACAATATTAAAAGTTTTTCAAGCATTAAAAGCCAATGTAAAATTTAGTGTAGAAATGAATAAGGCAGAATTTAAAGTAGCATAA
- the gmk gene encoding guanylate kinase, with translation MQKVIILSGPSGVGKNTLGDALMQQFPKLAYSVSATTRPIRDGEVDGKDYHFISVEAFKQKIAQDEFLEWQEVYKDNFYGTLKSELDRINQLNKFPLLVIDVYGAINIMKNLKFKPLSIFIDCPSLVVIKQRLEKRGTDSSEKIAKRLEKASQEIYEKKHFDIAIVNDDLTIAQQQLYSIVNYFLNYCRI, from the coding sequence ATGCAAAAAGTCATCATTCTTTCAGGACCATCAGGAGTTGGTAAAAATACGCTCGGCGATGCCTTAATGCAACAGTTTCCAAAATTGGCATATTCTGTTTCTGCTACTACAAGACCAATTAGAGATGGTGAAGTAGATGGTAAAGATTATCACTTTATTTCTGTAGAAGCGTTTAAGCAAAAAATAGCTCAAGACGAATTTTTAGAATGGCAAGAAGTCTATAAAGACAATTTCTATGGTACACTTAAATCAGAGTTAGATAGAATAAATCAACTAAACAAATTTCCACTATTGGTAATTGATGTGTATGGTGCCATCAATATCATGAAAAATTTAAAATTTAAACCATTGTCTATTTTTATTGATTGTCCGAGTTTGGTAGTCATTAAACAACGCCTAGAAAAAAGAGGCACAGATTCATCAGAAAAAATTGCTAAGCGACTAGAAAAAGCAAGTCAAGAAATATATGAAAAAAAACATTTTGATATTGCTATCGTCAATGATGATTTAACCATAGCACAACAACAATTGTACAGTATAGTCAATTATTTTTTAAATTATTGTAGGATATAA